The Devosia sp. A16 genome includes a window with the following:
- a CDS encoding DUF763 domain-containing protein, producing MANRGGSADLPLHGGRVPKWLSERMARLGAVICQAIVMEYGRDELLSRLAHPFWFQSFGAVMGMDWHSSGITTSVIGALKGGLRPFERELGLHVCGGRGRHSRKTPDELVAIGNRVGFDGAALAKASRLVAKVDSAAVQDGFELYLHGFIVADDGHWVVVQQGMKGDAKTARRYHWRSEGLRSFVEQPHAAIEGAGQGTIVNLTDVRAARSRSSQVDILGDMGPDAIVREVGRLEGIAEPAPIEDDQPLLPHLVMPEHHDIRPKDVMLRRLHGSLAAAADQAPADFTELLLVPGVGARTVRALAQVAEVVHGAPHRFADPARFAMAHGGKDAHPFPVPLKVYDETIRVLKSAVGKARLGRDEELDAIRRLDRQSRQLEAGATGPSFHEFIAEERRRAPEYGGRTVFDDLPSAYARAKMRV from the coding sequence ATGGCCAATCGTGGCGGGAGCGCCGATCTGCCCTTGCATGGCGGCCGGGTGCCGAAATGGCTGAGCGAGCGCATGGCGCGGCTCGGCGCGGTGATCTGCCAGGCGATCGTCATGGAATATGGCCGCGACGAGCTGCTGAGCCGCTTGGCGCATCCCTTCTGGTTCCAGTCGTTCGGCGCTGTCATGGGGATGGATTGGCACTCCTCGGGCATCACCACCAGCGTGATCGGCGCATTGAAGGGCGGGCTCCGCCCGTTCGAGCGTGAACTCGGCTTGCACGTCTGTGGCGGGCGCGGCCGGCACTCGCGCAAGACGCCGGATGAACTGGTGGCGATCGGCAATCGCGTTGGCTTCGACGGCGCGGCCCTGGCCAAGGCCAGCCGGTTGGTGGCCAAGGTCGATAGCGCCGCGGTGCAGGATGGGTTCGAGCTCTATCTGCATGGTTTCATCGTCGCCGATGACGGCCATTGGGTGGTAGTGCAGCAGGGGATGAAGGGCGACGCCAAGACGGCGCGGCGCTATCACTGGCGTTCCGAGGGCCTGCGGAGCTTCGTCGAGCAGCCGCATGCGGCCATCGAGGGGGCGGGGCAGGGCACCATCGTCAACCTGACCGACGTCCGGGCGGCCCGCTCGCGCAGCTCGCAGGTCGATATCCTCGGCGACATGGGACCGGATGCCATCGTCCGCGAAGTCGGTCGCCTGGAGGGCATCGCCGAGCCGGCGCCGATCGAGGACGATCAACCGCTGCTGCCGCATCTGGTGATGCCCGAGCATCATGACATCCGCCCCAAGGATGTGATGCTGCGCCGGCTGCACGGCAGCCTCGCGGCAGCGGCCGACCAGGCGCCCGCCGACTTCACCGAGCTGCTGCTGGTGCCGGGCGTCGGTGCGCGCACCGTGCGGGCGCTGGCCCAGGTCGCCGAAGTGGTGCACGGCGCGCCGCATCGCTTCGCCGATCCGGCCCGCTTCGCCATGGCGCATGGCGGCAAGGACGCCCACCCGTTCCCGGTACCGCTGAAAGTCTACGACGAGACCATCCGGGTGCTGAAATCGGCGGTCGGCAAGGCGCGGCTCGGCCGCGACGAGGAACTCGACGCCATCCGCCGCCTCGACCGGCAATCGCGCCAGCTCGAAGCCGGCGCCACCGGCCCGAGCTTTCACGAGTTCATCGCCGAAGAGCGCCGCCGTGCGCCCGAATATGGCGGGCGGACGGTGTTCGACGACCTGCCAAGCGCTTATGCGCGGGCGAAGATGCGGGTTTAG
- a CDS encoding helix-turn-helix transcriptional regulator, producing the protein MGLISEFGKLTRLVYDAADGAGNWMDFVNEAGRVFDAVHAVLTTEAPDRGTGMAEGASHLWVQYHCGAYGGRDPLMERAWRLPRGTLSLVQQIDEDPVLANSDFYRSFLAHNGLRHFMHVLLPQGPGRVAFFCLTRSDQKPPFSSDEIEAVEALMPHLQRALRSGSGAHGMTLFETSPYGLILLDRHGRTICANNLALGLLDALDGVSLKVDFLHLAGLREMTPAARSGGLARPIAFRIERPRADTPLTALLTAVPEEWRRHEGRDAVALLVLSDPGSTSYPDAAVLMGLYGLTPREARFAQTLVETRGMRPTSNELGISPETARRHLKSVFEKTRTHSQSELIHLLVRHPAAFLGQAAAPEVLQRAS; encoded by the coding sequence ATGGGCCTGATTTCGGAGTTCGGCAAGCTCACGCGCCTGGTCTATGACGCGGCCGACGGCGCCGGCAACTGGATGGACTTCGTCAACGAAGCGGGCCGGGTGTTCGATGCGGTGCATGCGGTGCTCACCACCGAGGCGCCCGACCGCGGCACCGGCATGGCGGAGGGCGCATCGCACCTGTGGGTGCAGTATCACTGCGGCGCGTATGGCGGACGCGACCCGCTGATGGAGCGGGCCTGGCGGCTGCCGCGCGGCACGCTCTCGCTGGTGCAGCAGATCGACGAGGACCCGGTGCTCGCCAACTCCGATTTCTATCGCTCCTTTCTCGCCCATAACGGGCTCAGGCACTTCATGCACGTGCTGCTGCCGCAGGGGCCGGGCCGCGTCGCTTTTTTCTGCCTCACCCGCTCCGACCAGAAGCCGCCGTTCTCCAGTGACGAGATCGAAGCGGTGGAGGCGCTGATGCCGCATCTGCAGCGGGCGCTGCGGTCGGGATCGGGCGCACATGGCATGACGCTGTTCGAGACCAGCCCCTACGGCCTGATCCTGCTCGATCGTCACGGCCGCACCATCTGCGCCAACAATCTGGCGCTGGGCCTGCTCGACGCGCTCGACGGCGTCAGCCTCAAGGTGGATTTCCTGCACCTCGCGGGGCTGCGCGAAATGACGCCGGCCGCGCGTTCCGGCGGCCTCGCCCGCCCGATCGCCTTCCGCATCGAGCGACCGCGCGCCGATACGCCGCTGACAGCGCTGCTCACCGCCGTGCCGGAAGAATGGCGCCGGCACGAGGGTCGCGACGCCGTAGCGCTGCTGGTGCTCAGCGACCCCGGCAGCACCAGCTACCCCGATGCCGCGGTGCTGATGGGCCTTTATGGCCTCACGCCGCGCGAGGCGCGCTTTGCTCAGACGCTGGTCGAAACCCGCGGCATGCGGCCGACCAGCAACGAGCTCGGCATTTCACCCGAGACCGCGCGCCGACACCTGAAATCGGTGTTCGAGAAGACCCGCACGCACAGCCAATCCGAATTGATCCACCTCCTGGTCCGACACCCGGCGGCGTTTCTCGGGCAAGCGGCGGCGCCGGAGGTCCTGCAGCGGGCGTCCTAG
- a CDS encoding c-type cytochrome: MSDTSPRRSPLAGWLLTAAASLALAAPVMAQDLAADGLKVWKERGGCFNCHGDFGQGGEGGHFPAGPSLRASQLDPDSMREIIACGIPGTPMPYNLKGAYTETECYGEKGAVLEGAVPGASLEPTELDALMAYLGEKVVGKRRITKAECVEYYGDPAAVACADYR, from the coding sequence ATGTCTGATACGTCCCCTCGACGCTCCCCGCTGGCCGGCTGGTTGCTCACTGCCGCCGCATCGCTTGCTTTGGCCGCCCCCGTCATGGCTCAGGATCTGGCGGCCGACGGCCTCAAGGTCTGGAAGGAGCGCGGCGGCTGCTTCAATTGCCATGGCGATTTCGGCCAGGGCGGCGAGGGCGGGCACTTTCCGGCCGGTCCGAGCCTCAGGGCCAGTCAGCTCGACCCGGACTCGATGCGCGAGATCATCGCCTGCGGCATTCCGGGCACCCCGATGCCCTACAACCTCAAGGGCGCCTACACCGAAACCGAATGCTACGGCGAGAAGGGCGCGGTGCTGGAAGGCGCAGTTCCCGGCGCCAGCCTCGAGCCGACCGAACTCGATGCGCTGATGGCCTATCTGGGCGAGAAGGTGGTCGGCAAACGCCGCATCACCAAGGCGGAATGCGTCGAGTATTACGGCGATCCCGCAGCGGTGGCCTGCGCGGATTATCGGTAG
- a CDS encoding pentapeptide repeat-containing protein translates to MRLLPLALCVALLGAQPALAQSPPKLWDIPLGTPITGLGSDFVDPACGTNGGPAGAPLPSFADFAACTPDASGLHEVWFRYDDTLDYMAMAYRNPVAAMQNRRTAVNGQLAIMSLLVDDGGAIRGYRIVTDPRAPERERYEAHIVAATFRALFGTDWNCTDLPRVAGEEPIEGTFVKQRCTVETDTRTATVETHFYLKPGQKLIDPVTGKDSVNAFASDARLEVIEREPYAAAAALVDSPTQALPAGATPAQRFLAGLSNDCPGCQLGGADLRRRDLSGANLAGADLTRAVLHRANLRNADFSGANLTEANLNAADLTLAKFVGSQMRGALLYAVRGTRPDFSRADLSGARLGDIELRQAKFAAATLVKVDLGGARLNDADFGAATLTGSYFFEANLIRAKLGKVSAQDSNFTGAVLRGADLAGGDFHDTDFQGATLEGADLTDATMTHVRLSRANLRNAVIAGTVFTDSLMPDGSTAK, encoded by the coding sequence ATGCGGCTTCTCCCCCTCGCCCTTTGCGTCGCTCTATTGGGAGCACAGCCTGCCCTGGCGCAGTCCCCGCCGAAGCTGTGGGATATTCCGCTCGGCACGCCGATCACCGGCCTCGGCTCCGATTTCGTCGATCCCGCCTGCGGCACCAATGGCGGGCCGGCGGGGGCGCCGCTCCCGAGCTTCGCGGATTTCGCCGCGTGCACGCCCGACGCCTCGGGCCTCCACGAGGTGTGGTTCCGTTACGACGATACGCTCGATTACATGGCGATGGCCTACCGCAATCCGGTGGCCGCGATGCAGAACCGGCGCACCGCCGTCAATGGCCAGCTGGCGATCATGAGCCTCCTCGTCGACGATGGCGGCGCCATTCGCGGCTATCGCATCGTCACCGATCCACGCGCACCGGAACGCGAGCGCTACGAGGCGCATATCGTCGCCGCCACGTTCCGCGCCCTGTTCGGCACCGACTGGAACTGCACCGACTTGCCACGCGTCGCCGGCGAGGAGCCGATCGAAGGGACCTTCGTCAAGCAGCGCTGCACGGTCGAGACCGACACGAGGACCGCGACGGTCGAGACGCATTTCTACCTGAAGCCCGGCCAGAAGCTGATCGACCCGGTCACCGGCAAGGACAGCGTCAACGCCTTTGCCAGCGACGCCCGGCTCGAGGTGATTGAGCGCGAGCCCTATGCGGCAGCGGCCGCCCTCGTGGACAGTCCGACCCAAGCGCTGCCGGCCGGAGCAACGCCGGCGCAGCGCTTCCTCGCCGGGCTCAGCAACGACTGCCCGGGCTGCCAGCTCGGCGGCGCGGATCTCCGCCGCCGCGACCTCAGCGGCGCCAACCTCGCCGGCGCCGACCTGACCCGGGCGGTGCTGCATCGCGCCAATCTGCGCAATGCCGACTTCAGCGGGGCCAATCTCACGGAGGCCAATCTCAACGCCGCCGACCTCACGCTGGCGAAATTCGTCGGGTCGCAGATGCGCGGCGCCCTGCTCTATGCCGTGCGCGGCACGCGTCCTGACTTCAGCCGCGCCGACCTCAGCGGCGCCCGGCTCGGCGACATCGAACTGCGTCAGGCGAAATTCGCGGCCGCCACGCTGGTGAAAGTCGACCTCGGCGGCGCCCGCCTCAACGACGCGGATTTCGGCGCGGCGACGCTCACCGGGTCGTATTTCTTTGAGGCCAACCTGATCCGGGCCAAACTCGGCAAGGTCAGTGCCCAGGACAGCAACTTCACCGGCGCGGTGCTGCGCGGCGCCGACCTCGCGGGCGGCGACTTCCACGACACCGATTTCCAGGGCGCCACGCTCGAGGGCGCCGACCTCACCGACGCCACGATGACCCATGTCCGCCTCAGCCGGGCGAACCTGCGCAACGCGGTGATCGCGGGCACGGTGTTCACGGACTCGCTGATGCCGGACGGATCGACGGCGAAGTAG
- a CDS encoding pyrroloquinoline quinone-dependent dehydrogenase — MTKQTISRAALIAAAATLLTTAGIGAATADPVTPERLINAQKDEPQNWLLPYGSYAGFSHSPLKEITKDNVGGLKVKFMTAIGGGQPGSIGAQAPGQRATPLVKDGFMYVQDAWDNVMKIDVSSGTKGEIIWKTDLGAQGTASKMGSVALLGDDIYYVTRNEMQLVKLDDEYGDIVWQVDTRGPDNVPGAERATGGVLAVGDKIITSAAGPGMRGWIAAFSAEDGKLLWRRYTIPGPGEPGHETWADDHNAYLTGGAGVWSTASYDPETNLIIFGTGEAQPWADPAFRPGDNLYANSTMAVDADTGEVKWYFQEVPQETWDYDTINMKMLYDINVGGEARKAVGTFSRNGFFYTMDRTNGAFIFGTPYRDPNWTKGLDPKTGKPLEYVPGSLTQSYAENKTLKVGDPTSAQDVCPALPTATWWPPAYDPERKITWVQAIDACFNQGITEHIDPTRTDLQGNPGMWGGGNFWTFDYAFPGAPGLIIGVNTETGEKVSEIKTPAPTNSGLLSTAGGLLYGGNPDGDLIAYDADTMQEVWKFNVGTPIGAPPISYAVDGKQYIAVVVGGSKGAGPRLGMYEAASQVVVFGL; from the coding sequence ATGACAAAGCAGACTATCTCTCGTGCAGCGCTCATCGCGGCTGCGGCGACGCTGTTGACCACCGCCGGCATCGGAGCGGCGACGGCGGACCCGGTGACCCCGGAACGCCTGATCAATGCGCAGAAGGACGAGCCGCAGAACTGGCTCCTGCCCTATGGCAGCTATGCCGGCTTCTCGCACTCGCCGCTTAAGGAGATCACCAAGGACAATGTCGGTGGTCTCAAGGTGAAGTTCATGACCGCCATCGGCGGCGGCCAGCCCGGCTCGATCGGCGCACAGGCGCCCGGCCAGCGCGCCACGCCGCTGGTCAAGGACGGTTTCATGTATGTCCAGGATGCCTGGGACAACGTGATGAAGATCGACGTGTCGAGCGGGACCAAGGGCGAGATCATCTGGAAGACGGACCTCGGCGCCCAGGGCACCGCCAGCAAGATGGGCAGCGTGGCGCTGCTCGGCGACGATATCTACTACGTCACCCGCAACGAGATGCAGCTGGTCAAACTCGATGACGAGTATGGCGACATCGTCTGGCAGGTGGATACCCGCGGGCCGGACAACGTGCCGGGCGCCGAGCGCGCCACCGGCGGGGTGCTGGCGGTGGGCGACAAGATCATCACCAGCGCGGCAGGGCCGGGCATGCGCGGCTGGATCGCGGCGTTCAGCGCCGAGGACGGCAAGCTCCTGTGGCGCCGCTACACCATCCCGGGGCCGGGCGAGCCGGGTCACGAGACCTGGGCCGACGACCACAACGCCTATCTCACCGGCGGCGCCGGCGTGTGGTCGACCGCGTCCTACGATCCGGAAACCAACCTGATCATCTTCGGCACCGGCGAAGCGCAGCCCTGGGCCGACCCGGCCTTCCGGCCCGGCGACAACCTCTATGCCAACTCGACGATGGCGGTCGATGCCGATACCGGCGAGGTGAAGTGGTACTTCCAGGAAGTGCCGCAGGAGACCTGGGACTACGACACCATCAACATGAAGATGCTGTACGACATCAATGTCGGCGGCGAGGCGAGGAAAGCCGTCGGCACGTTCTCGCGCAACGGCTTCTTCTACACCATGGATCGCACCAACGGCGCCTTCATCTTCGGCACCCCGTACCGCGACCCGAACTGGACCAAGGGGCTCGACCCCAAGACCGGCAAGCCGCTCGAATATGTCCCCGGCTCGCTCACCCAGAGCTATGCCGAGAACAAGACGCTGAAAGTCGGCGACCCGACGAGTGCGCAGGATGTCTGCCCGGCGCTCCCCACCGCGACCTGGTGGCCGCCGGCCTATGACCCAGAGCGCAAGATCACCTGGGTGCAGGCGATCGACGCCTGCTTCAACCAGGGCATCACCGAGCATATCGACCCCACCCGCACGGACCTGCAGGGCAACCCCGGCATGTGGGGCGGCGGCAATTTCTGGACCTTCGACTACGCCTTCCCGGGCGCGCCGGGCCTGATCATCGGGGTCAACACCGAGACGGGCGAGAAGGTCAGCGAGATCAAGACGCCGGCGCCGACCAATTCGGGCCTGCTCTCGACCGCCGGGGGGCTGCTGTACGGCGGCAATCCGGATGGCGACCTCATCGCCTACGATGCCGACACGATGCAGGAAGTGTGGAAGTTCAACGTCGGCACGCCGATCGGGGCGCCGCCGATCTCCTATGCGGTGGATGGCAAGCAGTACATCGCCGTGGTGGTCGGCGGCTCGAAGGGCGCCGGCCCGCGGCTCGGCATGTACGAGGCGGCGAGCCAGGTCGTGGTGTTCGGGCTCTGA
- a CDS encoding LacI family DNA-binding transcriptional regulator codes for MRSPVTLLDVASAAQVSKSTVANVFNHPERVRSEVRARIEQVARELGFAGPDPRGRLLSSGKANVIGVVPSGEGITWVFDNPYMRRFLAGVAEECQQHRTAIQLIDGYGEAGAETIRRTIVDGLILHTADQVRAVDPALRAKMPIVVMDRIEDADVSSVSIDDRGGAYALARHLLELGHRRFMVTTLGRSYVAPILHRPTGAPRKMLSTYDIDEERLAGLGAALAEAGLSLDDMPIVEACGSEEETRLYGNAAGLVLDELNGATAIIVLGGELAVGLAAEARRRGIAVPDALSIAGFDDPPEAALTDPPLTVIAAPVTETARLAARLLFAGGPPQHIQLPVDLKVRKSTAPAPAG; via the coding sequence ATGAGATCACCAGTCACCCTCCTCGATGTTGCCTCCGCCGCCCAGGTCTCGAAGTCGACTGTGGCCAACGTCTTTAACCATCCCGAGAGGGTACGGTCGGAAGTACGGGCTCGCATCGAGCAGGTCGCGAGAGAGTTGGGTTTCGCCGGCCCCGATCCGCGCGGCCGGTTGCTGAGCAGCGGCAAGGCCAATGTGATCGGCGTGGTGCCGTCGGGCGAAGGCATCACCTGGGTGTTCGACAATCCATATATGCGGCGTTTCCTTGCCGGAGTCGCCGAGGAGTGCCAGCAGCATCGCACGGCGATCCAGCTGATCGACGGTTATGGCGAGGCCGGCGCCGAAACCATCCGCCGCACCATCGTCGACGGGCTGATCCTCCACACCGCCGACCAGGTGCGGGCGGTCGATCCGGCGCTCAGGGCCAAGATGCCGATCGTGGTGATGGATCGGATCGAGGATGCCGATGTCAGTTCGGTGAGCATCGACGACCGCGGCGGCGCTTATGCGCTGGCGCGGCACCTGCTCGAGCTGGGTCACCGCCGCTTCATGGTGACGACGCTGGGGCGGAGCTATGTGGCCCCGATCCTCCACCGCCCCACCGGCGCGCCGCGCAAGATGCTCTCCACCTATGACATCGATGAAGAGCGCCTCGCCGGGCTCGGCGCTGCATTGGCGGAGGCCGGCCTGTCGCTCGACGACATGCCGATCGTCGAGGCGTGCGGCAGCGAGGAAGAGACCCGGCTCTATGGCAACGCGGCCGGACTGGTGCTCGATGAACTGAACGGCGCCACGGCAATCATCGTGCTTGGCGGCGAACTCGCTGTCGGCCTTGCCGCCGAGGCCAGGCGTCGCGGCATCGCGGTTCCCGACGCGCTGTCGATCGCCGGGTTCGACGATCCTCCGGAGGCCGCGCTGACCGATCCACCGTTGACGGTGATCGCGGCCCCCGTGACCGAGACCGCCCGGCTTGCCGCACGCCTGCTGTTTGCCGGCGGCCCGCCCCAGCACATCCAGTTGCCGGTGGACCTCAAGGTTCGCAAGTCCACTGCACCGGCGCCTGCCGGCTAG